The Homo sapiens chromosome 6 genomic scaffold, GRCh38.p14 alternate locus group ALT_REF_LOCI_7 HSCHR6_MHC_SSTO_CTG1 genome includes a region encoding these proteins:
- the OR2W1 gene encoding olfactory receptor 2W1, with protein sequence MDQSNYSSLHGFILLGFSNHPKMEMILSGVVAIFYLITLVGNTAIILASLLDSQLHTPMYFFLRNLSFLDLCFTTSIIPQMLVNLWGPDKTISYVGCIIQLYVYMWLGSVECLLLAVMSYDRFTAICKPLHYFVVMNPHLCLKMIIMIWSISLANSVVLCTLTLNLPTCGNNILDHFLCELPALVKIACVDTTTVEMSVFALGIIIVLTPLILILISYGYIAKAVLRTKSKASQRKAMNTCGSHLTVVSMFYGTIIYMYLQPGNRASKDQGKFLTLFYTVITPSLNPLIYTLRNKDMKDALKKLMRFHHKSTKIKRNCKS encoded by the coding sequence ATGGACCAAAGCAATTATAGTTCTTTACATGGTTTTATTCTGCTTGGCTTCTCTAACCATCCAAAAATGGAGATGATCCTGTCAGGAGTTGTCGCCATCTTCTACTTAATTACATTGGTGGGTAACACAGCCATCATTCTTGCATCTCTCCTGGATTCCCAGCTTCATACACCAATGTACTTTTTCCTCAGAAATTTATCTTTCCTAGATCTATGTTTCACAACCAGCATCATCCCTCAGATGCTGGTCAACTTGTGGGGACCTGATAAGACCATCAGCTATGTGGGTTGTATCATCCAACTCTATGTTTACATGTGGTTGGGCTCAGTTGAGTGCCTTCTCCTGGCTGTTATGTCCTATGATCGTTTTACAGCTATATGTAAGCCCTTGCATTATTTTGTAGTCATGAACCCACATCTATGTCTAAAGATGATTATCATGATCTGGAGTATTAGTTTGGCCAATTCTGTAGTATTATGTACACTCACTCTGAATTTGCCCACATGTGGAAACAACATTCTGGATCATTTCTTGTGTGAGTTGCCAGCTCTGGTCAAGATAGCTTGTGTAGACACCACAACAGTTGAAATGTCTGTTTTCGCTTTAGGCATTATAATTGTCCTCACACCTCTCATCCTTATTCTTATATCCTATGGCTACATTGCCAAAGCTGTGCTGAGAACGAAGTCAAAAGCAAGCCAGCGAAAAGCAATGAATACCTGTGGATCTCATCTTACTGTAGTGTCTATGTTCTATGGAACTATTATCTACATGTACCTGCAACCAGGTAACAGGGCTTCCAAAGACCAGGGCAAGTTCCTCACCCTCTTTTACACCGTCATCACTCCAAGTCTCAACCCGCTCATTTACACCTTAAGAAATAAGGACATGAAGGATGCCCTGAAGAAACTGATGAGATTTCACCacaaatctacaaaaataaagaggaattGCAAGTCATAG